One Aegilops tauschii subsp. strangulata cultivar AL8/78 chromosome 7, Aet v6.0, whole genome shotgun sequence genomic window carries:
- the LOC141027366 gene encoding uncharacterized protein yields the protein MAHLHSEAMEGSETRPSEAVSPKTHTENLLATLPKREGWSTPLLLYNNCWIRPHCLKDAMAVQDKLKPRPDDIILAAHPKCGTTWLKALLFTVLNRPRYTFTDHPLLTVRPHQLVPFIALRPGDLDRAEMLPSPRLLSTHLPLPLLPPAVSTLGCRIVCVCREPKDAFLSRWHFEKKLHQVVSSLRGLVFDDLTVRLTSSAPSFVGPNYPGENMNVYMQPLKDELQEAWDNGERGWDHHHSVRRPNSVLGVLCRQNFPGFVTLPGEGRLPELGLSWEHYVAAPASPDEIIDGVVCDTRADMVIRKFWTFCRCEEGYEEDAAHVIENVCKRLLQNLRHEARVQAVRDYYALRGIKKTKPACRDKFLSKEQYMKVILKAFYLSVGDGLIRCPSTLPEIKARQSSSAPEIRPRERPVQLAIKAAIQTERDRTEKLLAEAAERQREMEERTRKMMEEERARNDMQARAMYELLVVSFFCRLLASLNI from the exons ATGGCACACCTTCATTCCGAGGCCATGGAGGGTTCAGAAACCCGCCCGTCTGAAGCCGTGTCACCCAAAACCCACACCGAAAACCTTCTAGCAACACTTCCGAAAAGAGAAGGATGGTCCACGCCACTCCTCCTCTACAACAACTGCTGGATCAGACCACATTGCCTCAAGGATGCCATGGCTGTccaggacaagctcaagccccgCCCCGACGACATCATCCTCGCCGCGCATCCCAAATGCGGCACCACTTGGCTGAAAGCCCTCCTGTTTACTGTCCTAAACAGACCCCGTTACACCTTCACCGACCACCCACTGCTCACGGTACGTCCTCATCAACTTGTGCCCTTCATCGCGCTACGGCCGGGAGACCTCGACAGAGCCGAGATGCTGCCCTCTCCGCGGCTGCTCTCCACCCACCTGCCGCTCCCCCTGCTCCCACCCGCAGTTTCCACCCTTGGCTGCCGGATCGTGTGCGTTTGCCGGGAGcccaaagacgcatttctctcAAGGTGGCACTTTGAGAAGAAGTTGCACCAAG ttgtttcatcgctgcgaggtttggtgttcgacgacctcaccgtgcgtttgacgagctctgccccttcgttcgtgg ggcccaactatccgggggaaaatatgaatgtgtacatgcaaccgcttaaggacgaattgcaagaagcctgggataatggggagag gggttgggaccaccatcatagtgtccgtcggcccaactccgtccttggagttctttgccggcaaaacttcccggggtttgtcacgttgcctggtgagggtaggcttccagagcttggattgagctgggagcactacgtggctgccccggcctcgccggatgagattatcgacggtgtcgtgtgcgacacgagggcagacatggtgatcagaaagttctgg acattctgcaggtgtgaggagggatacgaggaggacgcggcacatgttatcgagaacgtctgcaagcgcctactccagaacttacgacacgaggctcgggtgcaggctgttcgagactactacgccttgcgtggtatcaagaaaaccaagccggcgtgccgcgataagttcctgagtaaggagcagtacatgaaggtaattcttaaggccttctacttatccgttggagatggacttatccgttgtcctagcactctcccggagatcaaggcgcgccagtcgagctccgctcctgagataaggcctcgtgaacggccagtgcaactcgccatcaag gctgctatacagactgagagagatagaacggagaaacttctggcggaggcggcggagaggcagcgggagatggaggagaggacgagaaagatgatggaggaggagagggcacggaatgacatgcaggcaagggccatgtacgagctccttgtggtaagtttcttctgcagattacttgctagtcttaacatttga